The segment TTTGTTAAATTTGATTGTTTCTGTCCAAGTCATGTCCATTACGCTTTCtctaaaacacacacatgcaagtctTAAAACCTCAACATCTTGTTTACAGTAGATTTTAAGAGCAGTCTGAAAGTCAAATGTCTCATGCTTATTCTCTTCATACCACTTCAAAAATTCAGCTTTCTCATCGAGCATCATGTACTCAACACCATAGTGGTCTACACAGGGCATAGACCCTATATAGTTTTGATTTTCGCCTGTGTTAAAAAAATGAGGAAAATGGCCTTTAGATTCTTTAAAACCTAGGGCTTTTGGCAGTTTGCTGAGTTTCATTGGTAGAAAATTTAGAGAATCTATAAAACGGATTTTTAAGTCAGGCACTGTGACACACAAGAGTTTACCACCTTGCGCCAACAACTTAATTGCTAATTTCTCTTTAATTAGCTGTTGAACCACTAAATAGGAATCATATCTACCACCGTTATGTGCTATAAATGTAACAGACTGGAATTTCGTTGTAACAAAATGGTTCACAAAATCCTTCAAACAATCAGAACCCTGAAACTCCCATGACTTTGTATCATCTAACTTTTTAGCATAAACGTAATTAGGTATATGAACACCTGTTTCCTGCATACATTCAAAATCATAAACAATGTAATCTGTCTCTTTTTTTGGTGGTTTGTATGGCGTCATGTAACAGAGATGTGTGTCAAAAATGTCAATTTCACCATGGCATATGCTACATGTTGGGGGTGTACAGTCATGACCATCTTTCCTAACATATGCACAACACATGTCACAATACACTTTGGTATGACACTCTACCTCACCCTCTTGTGCTAAAGCATTATGCAaagccaaacactcaactgagcgaCAAACCAAATGACAACTAAGGCATCTACATATTTCATCTTTAACCTCAACACAATTCTGTCTGTGACATGTTCTGCAAAAATATTTACAAGAGTGATTATTCTTGTGGTGAAAAATAGAGTGGCAATACTGACAAAAATAATCATGACCTATAAAAGCTTTGATGTTTTTTATGCCGTAATAGTGCTCATTGTGATGCAAAACAAACAGCACTTTATCCTTACAGGGTCCATCAGTATAAAAATACTGCCAAGAACCCTGATTATGGTAAAGTATTTTAATAGTGACATTCAATAGCTTTTCAAAAGCCTGAATGTCACTAAAATTAACAAGATGTTCATCGGGTATGCACAATGTTTTGTGCATCTCTCTGGCTTGTACTATTAGTTCTGAATCAGTAATGTTACGTTTTTCATCTAAAAGAGCTTTGAGACTAGCAGCTAAACACAAGTTAGAGTCATAGTTGTTAAAATTAAATAACCAACGTCTTTTTGTGTTTATGAGTGAACTATATGTAGTTGAACGTATCTTCCTACGTTTCATAATACCACCAGCCCTGTTTCTAAGAATTATGATCACAAGTCTTAAACAACCACTACCTATACACTCGGCATTGCTTTGCAACAAACCAGAAACATTGTTTAAATGACCATCCATGCCCTTTCTTAAGGAATATAAAGGCCTGTCAAATCCATCACCTTCAAATCTTAACTGAACTAGGTCACCAGGTCTTACTTCAGATTGCAAATTATGTAGAACTGTTTGTATAGCTTCATGCACGCCCTGAACTGCTGATTCAAACGATCTTAACTTATCTAggtttacaaacctgaaatgctcaTAATACATAACAGCGCCAAAACGATTAATGTTTCTTTGGTACCCATCTATGTGTTGTAAAATGACAGGTGGGTCACTTTGATGCTGTCCAGCATTATGTTGAAGCTCTGGCTCAGGGGGTGATTGGCAATCTACAGTTTCTGATTGGTGGGGTAATTGTGTTTCTGATACAGGAGTTGTGCCCTGAGATACATGATACCTATCTGAGTTTTGTCTCATATTTAGTGCTTGGTTACCCAACTCCCTGGATAGCATACTATGTTTTAGTCGGTCAACATGCCCTAATATCTTTATTGCTTTTCTGACAGCTCTATTTCTATACTGTCTTCTTAGCGACCACCGTCACCCCCTACTACATCGAATTCCCCTGCCAACCATGTCTAGTCAATTTGTCATGGGTGTCTGTTGAAAATATAGATTACTGGTCTTTAGAATACTGTTGATAGTCTCTATAAGATT is part of the Bombina bombina isolate aBomBom1 chromosome 6, aBomBom1.pri, whole genome shotgun sequence genome and harbors:
- the LOC128663189 gene encoding uncharacterized protein LOC128663189 isoform X1, coding for MLSRELGNQALNMRQNSDRYHVSQGTTPVSETQLPHQSETVDCQSPPEPELQHNAGQHQSDPPVILQHIDGYQRNINRFGAVMYYEHFRFVNLDKLRSFESAVQGVHEAIQTVLHNLQSEVRPGDLVQLRFEGDGFDRPLYSLRKGMDGHLNNVSGLLQSNAECIGSGCLRLVIIILRNRAGGIMKRRKIRSTTYSSLINTKRRWLFNFNNYDSNLCLAASLKALLDEKRNITDSELIVQAREMHKTLCIPDEHLVNFSDIQAFEKLLNVTIKILYHNQGSWQYFYTDGPCKDKVLFVLHHNEHYYGIKNIKAFIGHDYFCQYCHSIFHHKNNHSCKYFCRTCHRQNCVEVKDEICRCLSCHLVCRSVECLALHNALAQEGEVECHTKVYCDMCCAYVRKDGHDCTPPTCSICHGEIDIFDTHLCYMTPYKPPKKETDYIVYDFECMQETGVHIPNYVYAKKLDDTKSWEFQGSDCLKDFVNHFVTTKFQSVTFIAHNGGRYDSYLVVQQLIKEKLAIKLLAQGGKLLCVTVPDLKIRFIDSLNFLPMKLSKLPKALGFKESKGHFPHFFNTGENQNYIGSMPCVDHYGVEYMMLDEKAEFLKWYEENKHETFDFQTALKIYCKQDVEVLRLACVCFRESVMDMTWTETIKFNKNGELIEDINCIDPFQLTTLALVCMAMYRFKFLPNHTIAILPCDNYHKTQKRYSTPAIQWLMYVAHKEGIAIQHALRGGERRVGKYCLDGYAVINNVPTAFEFQGCFYHGCPVCYNENDTNEVTDSTYSQLYNKYIVKKLFLQSCGFEVRVLWEHEWLAMLAKDKELQAFIIKNEFPQPLDPRDALYGGRTNAIKLYHKTAPGESIHYYDFTSLYPFVNKTKAYPVGHPRIIYENFRNMNFYFGLAKVKMLPPRGLFFPVLPLKLNGKLMFPLCLTCATNNSVTQCDHSDEQRALTGTWCTIEIQFAVEKGYKISKIYEIWHFENYKKNLFENYIKLHLRDKQEASGYPAWCTDDEKKTQYIQDYKKKRM